Within Nitrospira sp. MA-1, the genomic segment TTGCTCCATTCGTTCCATCGCAGCCTCCCTGAATCGTGCGCCTTCGACCATCAGTCGGGAAATCAAACGCAACCATGGGCAAGGCGGTTACCGGGCAAGTCAGGCTGATCAGGCGGCCTGGGCTCGGGCCCATCGCCCCAAAACCTGTAAACTAGTAGAGAACCGTGCACTGGCTCGAATCGTAGCCAGGAAGCTACAATTGGAGTGGTCACCCGAGCAGATTGCCGGTTGGCTTAAGCACACCTATCCGGACGATGAACGTTACCAGGTGTCCCACGAGACGATCTATAGGAGCCTATTCATCCAGGCACGTGGTGCCTTGAAGAAAGAGTTGATGCAGCATTTGAGGCGCACACGAATGATGCGTCGTTCACGCCACCACACACAAAAAACGGAGGAGCACGGCCGGATTACCGACACCGTATCGATCCGTGAGCGGCCTGCCTCTGCGGCAGACCGAGCCTTACCGGGACACTGGGAGGGTGATCTGCTATTCGGTAGTCATAACAGCCAGATGGCGACGCTGGTCGAACGTCATACACGCTACCTGATGCTGGTCAAAGTCGACAGCAAAGACACCGAGACGGTGATCAATGCCTTGATCAAGCAAGCGCATAAGTTACCTCGGGAGCTTTACAAGTCACTCACCTGGGACCGAGGCAAAGAGATGGCCGACCATAAACGCTTCACGCTGGCGACCGACATAAAGGTATACTTTTGTGATCCACACAATCCCTGGCAGCGAGGGTCCAACGAAAATACCAATGGTCTGTTAAGGCAATACTTCCCGAAAGGAATGGATCTGTCGAGAGTTCCACAAGCCAAGCTAAACGCCGTTGCACGGCGTCTCAACGAACGACCAAGAAAAACGTTAAACTTTGAAACACCTGCTGAACGATTTAACCCATGTGTTGCAGCGACCGGTTGAAACCGCAACCCAAAGTGGACATTCATTGATGTAATTATTAGCCTTTTGAATTTTTAATCAGCGGGCCACAGGTTCGATCCCTATAGGACCCCCCGTATTTTGAAAGAATTAGGTGGACTTCTTGGCAAAGACCTTTTGCTCATTTTAACAAGTGCAGCTCGCGTGAGAAAACTGCCCGCTATCAATACCCCCACTTCGCCCTTTACCCATGCATTAGGAATGATTCATTGTGATTTGACCCCCCTTGCTTTTCTGATTATGCCCGGCCGCACCACCGCCATCGTCTGAGTTGTGTTGGCCACCTGCTTTTTCTCCTGAAATGTATGCACGCTCATAGGTGAAGGCCGCTGGCCCTCCGCTATAGACTTTTTTGGTACATGTCTGGCACGCTAAAAAGGTCTTTCGGATTTCCTATTTCCAACGTTTTTCCCTTTAGGGCGGTCTCACATGAAGCCCGGAGCTTTTTTCAACATTTCCGTCTCCTGTATCGTCCTTTTTAGTTTTCCGGCCTATGGGGCCGACCTGGATAACAGTTCCCTAAACGAGCTACGGCCTGAAACCCTCCTGCAGAACATGACCGATTATATGAATTCCCTCGAACAGTTCACTTTTCACTCTAACGCCACGGAAGATCAGATGCTCGCTTCCGGCCAGAAACTCCAGTTTGCTCGGACCATGAAGATATCCATCCGGCGTCCGAACCGATTCCGAGCGGATGTAAGGGGTGATCTTGAAAATCAGCAATTATTTTATGATGGCGAGACCATTACTCTTTTGGATACCGATCACAACTTCTATGGCACCATACAAGCACCCGACACGATCAATGTCGCGCTGGATCATGCGCTCAAGTCCTTTGCGCTGAGAGCACCATTAGCCGATTTGATACGACCTGACTCGTTTGATCTTTTGACCCAACATGTCACTTCCAGTTCTTATATCGGGTTGCATCATGTCGACGGGGTTAGGTGTCATCATCTGGCCTTTCGCCAAGACGATATTGATTGGCAGATGTGGATTGAAGATGGCGCGAGGCCGTTACTCCGAAAGATGATCATTACTCAGAAACATGTCACAGGTGCTCCTCAATTTACCGTCGTGCTGTCTGATTGGAACCTGGCCGCTAAACTTTCAGATGGACTCTTCATATTTACCGTTCCGAAGAATGCCAAAAAGATAGAGTTTCTTCCTATGGAAAACACCAGGTATTTTAAGCACTAACTCAGGAGAGCAGTCATGAAACAGGCCGTTTCTACCTTCTCCATGAAATTTCCTGTCAGAGTTTTTATTTGCTCTGGATTACTCCTTGCGTGGCCGCTCCTGGTATCCTTTTTTCTTGGGGAACATCGTGTCGTAATCGGGTGGAGCCAGCTCGGGGCAAAATTCTTGATGAAGGAGGCGGAAGCCCGAGAAGTGCGACCTGGCCCTGTCCAACCCACTCCCAGAGTCGCACGCCCAGCACCTGTCCCAAGAGAGGCTGGTGTTCATCATCCCCATGTCCCGCGAAACCACATCAACACCTATGTCTACAGCGACATTGAGTACGGAGACGCCCTGACTTCGCTCCCTGGTGATTGCGAAGAGGTTTCCGGGGAAGAGGCAACCTTCTATTGCGAGGGAATGTACTATCGGGCCTTTTATCAAGGCAATAAAGTGGTGTATGTTCCTGAATCTTCATTGGATTAGAGGCCCGGATAACACCCTCATCAATTCTAACAGCTATCCAGTCGACTGGCGCCCACTCTTTATCAGCGGGCACAGGTTCGATCCCTGTTCGGCCCATCACTTGTCGAGAATACAGATCGAGGATGACCGCTATTGGCCGCAAGTGGACCCATGCGTTTCACCGATCGGGGATAGGTTTCGCGTACTAAAACTGACTCGGATGAATCCGGAGAGATAACAATTTTTGGACATCGTCTTCTGGAACGGGGTCAAGGTGTGACAGCCACGGTACGGCTTTCTTCAAGGTCGGCGGCAGCCTGAAGTGCTCGTTCCTGCACACGCTGCATCCAAGTTTGAATATTCGCCTCATCCACATGCTGATTGCGTAAAACTGCGGCTGCGATATCGATTCCCCTCGGAAAGCTTCGATTGACAATCGGGCGCATCCCGACAGCCTCGAATCTCGTTTTATCCTCTTCCGTGTCAACAGCAATGAAGCGGGTCAGGTTCGGGTACCGGTCACGCATGATCGGCATCAGGGCTTTCGCCACTTCGTAACGGATGATCGTGACAACGAGTGTCTCTCGCTGTGCAAACGCAAGGGTCCCCATCAAACGAACATCGCTCGGGTCCCCAAATGCCATAGAGTAGCCATCGGCACTGGCAGCTAGAAAACGGTCATGATCCATCTCAATTGCGTCATAAGGCAGATTGTGCGCCTCAAGTGCACCCACGACCATGCGGCCGACATCGCCCATGCCGAACACGAGTAGCGGAGTGGTTGTGGCACTCGACAGGAGGGCATCGGACGACATTGAATCCGGAATCCTTTGCCTGAGTATCCTGGCTAAGCGGTTGCCGAGAGTTGCCAAGGTCGGGGTGAGCACGAGACTGGTTGCGATACCTGTGATAACGACGCCGACCAGTCCTTCGCCCAGCGATTCACGCACCATCGGCATGGCAATAATCACGAAGGTCAACTCACTGCCCTGGGCAAGCAAGAAGCCGAGTTGTACCGAGCCAGGCGTTGACCATCCGAAGACCCTGGCCGCGGCGCTGACCAGAAGCGCTTTGATTGCGATAAGTGCGAACAGAAAGATCAGGATTTCGGCCCAGTGCCCGATCAGGATGCGCCAGTTCAAAGACATACCCACGGTAATGAAGAAGAACCCCAGTAGCAGGTGACGAAATGGCTTCGCTTCGGTCTGGATCACATGTCGGTAAGGTGTTTCGGAGATGATCATACCGCCTAGAAATGCGCCAAGTGTGAGGGATAGTCCCGCACCACCTGTGGCGACTGCCGTCGCCAATACCACCAGGAGCGCAGTGGCAGTGAAGATCTCCTCGTTTTTCGTTGTCGCGAGAAAGCGAAATAATGGCTTGACGGCATAGCGTCCCATCACCACCGCCACGATAAACGCCACGACAGCCTTCAGTACGGCAAGAAAAACGATGATGGCCAGACCGGATTCGGTGGTTGTGGAACCCCCAATTTCAAGCGAGGCCGCAAAAATCAACAGGAAGATGGCAAAGATGTCCTGGAAGATGAGGACCGCCGTGCCGGTCAGGCCGACGGGACAGGTTTGTTGCCCCCGTTCCCCGAGAGTCTGAACCACGACCGCCGTTGAGGAAAGTGCGAATGCACCACCGAGAATCACGGCGTATTCCGGACCAAGTCCCATGGCCATGGCGATCGCACCGAAGGCGAGTCCGCATAACACAATCTGAAGCGGTCCCAGCCCGAGGATATCGCGACGGGCCTCCCAGATACTCGACAGCGAAAAGTGTAACCCGATATCGAACAGAAGAAACACGACGCCGAGGTCAGCCAGGAGCTTCGTAGTCTCGCTCTCGTGGATCAGGCCAATAGAGTACGGACCGATCAGCATGCCCGCGATGAGGTATCCCACGATCGAACTGAGCCCGATTCTTTGCATCAGCGTAATCGCAAAGATGCCGACAGACAGCAGAATGAGTATGGGTTCGAGTGCGTGAACTTCGTACATGGGTTCCCCTGAAGGACTCCGACGGTCGGTGCGCAAATGATTGCGCACCTCCAATATAGTTGTTCATCAGGTTAGCAACGAATAGCGAACCTTGATACTTGTTTTTTTGATACTGCTCGGAGATTCCTGGCTGTTCGCCAATAAAACGGGAAACATCGACCCCGTCAATCAACACTGATTATGGATTAAGCGCCATACGCTTACTTGTTCTTTTCATTTGACTCCGGTTTCCGCAGGAGTTTGGCGAGCGCTGCCAGATCGTTCACGACATAATCCGGTTTTGCGACGTTCGGGTATAACGACGTGCCGGGGCGGGCGATAAAGGCTGTTTGCAACCCAATGCTCTTGGCTCCTGCTAAATCCCAAGCATGCGCGGCAACCATCAACACTTCCTCCGGTCTGAGGCCGAGATCATTCATGACCATGCGATACGTGTCCGGGTGCGGCTTGTACTTTTTGATGCTCTCTACGCTGTAGCGTTTTTCCAAGAGGTCTGTCAAACCTGCGTGGCGTAATTGCGTTTCAGCACACTCGGTAGACGAGTTAGTCAAGCTGACGAGTTGAAAGCCGTTTCCTGAGAGCGACTGTAATCCCGCAGCAACGTCATGATGCGGCAGCAGTGAGCGGAGAGGTGTCACGATTGCTGTTTTGGCGTCTTCGTTTTGGAGTTCGATGCCTTGCGTTTTTGCTACCATCATCAGAGCGGCGGTGCCGATTTCTCCAAAGCTGTGGTAGTTTCCCGTTAAGGTCTCCACCAGCGAGTAGTGTAGCATCGTGGAAAACCATAGCGGCAAGAGTTCTTCCCGGCCGCCTAGAGCGTTTCCGACAGAGGCTTTCAGTGGAGCAAGGTCGAGCAGAGTTTCGTTGACATCGAAAATAATGGCTTTGGGTTTATGCATGGCTGTCTTCTGGTCGAGTTCAATGGTTGAAAATTGGGCGATACCGGGTTCATCCATCACGTCATAAAGCGTGGTTTCTTGCGCGAACGCGCTGTCGCCCGCGTATTATGCTAAAACCAACCTGATGAGTCACCGTACTGGGAATTGTCTGCTCGTGTCATGTAGTCCTCAAGTGTATGACACCCATCATCAGCTGCCTCCTGGGTGATGACCCAACGGCACTAGAACTATTCGATCATCGGCGCCACCACCAGCAGGTACCCGCAAATATGCGGTTGCCCAGTCGATGTGAAGGGTTCCTGAATACTAATTCCGCTCCAATTTTCCTTCCGACCCCTGTTATGTTCTGCCTTTTCTTCCGGTTGTGCTAGTATTGGTGGCAATTGTGAACGCAATTTTGCCCCAAATGTGAACTATCGGTTTCGCTCTCTCCTTCGCTATGGCCCGGCAACGAGTCACCGCTCAAGACCTCTATAACTACACCAAGTGTCTGCATCGCGTATATCTGGATAGCAACGGCGATCCTTCGGAAAAATCCGAAGTCAGCTCATTTGTGAAGCTGTTGTGGGAAGTGGGGTTACAGACTGAACGGGACTATATTACTTCGCTCGGCGATCAGGAGATTGTAGACCTGCAGGATTTTTCGGTAGAGCCGGCATTCCAGGAAACCCTGTTGGCCATGGAGCATGGGGCTGCCGTTATTTATCAAGGCTGTCTGATCCATGAACAATTTGTGGGGCGACCGGATTTGTTGGTGCAACGGGAGGACGGATCTTCTCGTTTTGGGACCTTTCTTTATGAGCCGATCGATATCAAAGCTGGGAAGGGCTGGGAAGAGGCGGAGGGCAAAAAACGAAAATTTAAAGAACATTACGCCTTTCAGATTTTGTTTTATCGGCTGTTACTTGAGAAAATTCAGGGAACCGTTCAATGGGGTGGTCGAATTATTAATGTGGACAAACAGCTTGAAGAATTTGATCCGGCTCCATTTGAAGAACGGTTTAACCAGGCTATGCAGGAGGTTCAGCAACTGGTCTCCGGGGAAGAGACTTCGGAACCGGTGCTGGGAAGTCACTGTACCATGTGCGGATGGTTTAGCCGATGTTACCGCTGGGTGAAAGATAAATCCGATCCTACCGGTCTGTTTTTTGTGGGCAAACAAAAATTTGCGCTCAGAGAGCAGGGGCTTCGGACGATTCAAGA encodes:
- a CDS encoding haloacid dehalogenase type II, with amino-acid sequence MHKPKAIIFDVNETLLDLAPLKASVGNALGGREELLPLWFSTMLHYSLVETLTGNYHSFGEIGTAALMMVAKTQGIELQNEDAKTAIVTPLRSLLPHHDVAAGLQSLSGNGFQLVSLTNSSTECAETQLRHAGLTDLLEKRYSVESIKKYKPHPDTYRMVMNDLGLRPEEVLMVAAHAWDLAGAKSIGLQTAFIARPGTSLYPNVAKPDYVVNDLAALAKLLRKPESNEKNK
- a CDS encoding DUF2092 domain-containing protein; translated protein: MKPGAFFNISVSCIVLFSFPAYGADLDNSSLNELRPETLLQNMTDYMNSLEQFTFHSNATEDQMLASGQKLQFARTMKISIRRPNRFRADVRGDLENQQLFYDGETITLLDTDHNFYGTIQAPDTINVALDHALKSFALRAPLADLIRPDSFDLLTQHVTSSSYIGLHHVDGVRCHHLAFRQDDIDWQMWIEDGARPLLRKMIITQKHVTGAPQFTVVLSDWNLAAKLSDGLFIFTVPKNAKKIEFLPMENTRYFKH
- a CDS encoding cation:proton antiporter: MYEVHALEPILILLSVGIFAITLMQRIGLSSIVGYLIAGMLIGPYSIGLIHESETTKLLADLGVVFLLFDIGLHFSLSSIWEARRDILGLGPLQIVLCGLAFGAIAMAMGLGPEYAVILGGAFALSSTAVVVQTLGERGQQTCPVGLTGTAVLIFQDIFAIFLLIFAASLEIGGSTTTESGLAIIVFLAVLKAVVAFIVAVVMGRYAVKPLFRFLATTKNEEIFTATALLVVLATAVATGGAGLSLTLGAFLGGMIISETPYRHVIQTEAKPFRHLLLGFFFITVGMSLNWRILIGHWAEILIFLFALIAIKALLVSAAARVFGWSTPGSVQLGFLLAQGSELTFVIIAMPMVRESLGEGLVGVVITGIATSLVLTPTLATLGNRLARILRQRIPDSMSSDALLSSATTTPLLVFGMGDVGRMVVGALEAHNLPYDAIEMDHDRFLAASADGYSMAFGDPSDVRLMGTLAFAQRETLVVTIIRYEVAKALMPIMRDRYPNLTRFIAVDTEEDKTRFEAVGMRPIVNRSFPRGIDIAAAVLRNQHVDEANIQTWMQRVQERALQAAADLEESRTVAVTP
- a CDS encoding IS30 family transposase, which codes for MKRRPRIYYTEEQKALMWDRWKKGESLESIARLFDRHHPSIERILREHGGIRPPERRRSSCALTLAEREEISRGIATGCSIRSIAASLNRAPSTISREIKRNHGQGGYRASQADQAAWARAHRPKTCKLVENRALARIVARKLQLEWSPEQIAGWLKHTYPDDERYQVSHETIYRSLFIQARGALKKELMQHLRRTRMMRRSRHHTQKTEEHGRITDTVSIRERPASAADRALPGHWEGDLLFGSHNSQMATLVERHTRYLMLVKVDSKDTETVINALIKQAHKLPRELYKSLTWDRGKEMADHKRFTLATDIKVYFCDPHNPWQRGSNENTNGLLRQYFPKGMDLSRVPQAKLNAVARRLNERPRKTLNFETPAERFNPCVAATG
- a CDS encoding TM0106 family RecB-like putative nuclease; protein product: MARQRVTAQDLYNYTKCLHRVYLDSNGDPSEKSEVSSFVKLLWEVGLQTERDYITSLGDQEIVDLQDFSVEPAFQETLLAMEHGAAVIYQGCLIHEQFVGRPDLLVQREDGSSRFGTFLYEPIDIKAGKGWEEAEGKKRKFKEHYAFQILFYRLLLEKIQGTVQWGGRIINVDKQLEEFDPAPFEERFNQAMQEVQQLVSGEETSEPVLGSHCTMCGWFSRCYRWVKDKSDPTGLFFVGKQKFALREQGLRTIQDIAQMDVQTYLKPPHKIARMGKVSLTRMKERAQVLVEGKPRIRSGYTFPDVDREIYFDIEDDPTRGVTYLFGMVIQDGKSPAHFTYFLAKTPEDEEQTVRDFWQFIQSTDRAVYYVYSHKERSTLKRLMEKYDLDAETFEKYKACEFDLYQDLIVEYSDWPTFSYGIKHIAKFIGFQWRDLDPSGANSIAWYNDYLANPTNEALINRILEYNEDDCYAMAAITRYFEHHAHKTQGMAEGQAH